The genomic stretch aaaatacaaatatttttgtatctaATAAAGACACTAAGTAAGCCTCAAATAGTTTCACTGGCAAATTCTCTCAACAGTTGATCCCTtccaaacaataagaaaaaaaacccaaggttTACGCCTGgaacccagcactgtggaggatgaggcaggcagattgaGTCAAGGCCAGGTTGGGCTGCAGTATTAGGTAGACCCTGTatcacaaacaagaaaaacaaaacaaatctgacATGAAGTGGAGGGGAACCTTCTCAATATGTTTCATGAAAACAGCAAATTGTTATcaagagatttaatttttttttatcttttcaattaaCCAacttttgatcttaaccattttcaaccttttaaaaagtattttaagtgCATACAagtgttttgcttatatgtatacatgtgaacTATGTATGTGCCTTGGAAGTCAGCAGAGGACATCGCTGGACACCCCAGAACTGGATTGgtgatgagccaccatgtgggtgctgggaatacaaaccaggtcctctgcaagaacagcaggtgctcttaacctctgagccatcactccagtccctTAATGGTTTCCACTTCcctgatttttgttctttataattttattgtttcacTTACTTTTGGTTTGATTTGTCCTATTTCAGTTTATAAGATAgaccttctcccctcccctcttttcccctctttcccctctttctcccaccTCTTTTGGAAAGGTTCTTGCCATTTAACCtatgttgtcctggaactcactatacaggtCAGGCCAGCCTCTAAGgaggcttgatcctgcctcagttGGTACGTATTAATCATTGAGCCTAATCCTAACTTTAAGCCTAATCCTAACCCTATCTTAGGCCTCTTAAGGCTGAGTGagagtatatatattttaatttgttgtaattatgtgtatgtacatgtgaatgtgGGTTTGTACATATGAGTTCAGATGCgcacagaagccagaagtcagAGCCTCTGGAGCTGCCCAACGtaaatgctgggaatggaactcagttCCTTTGCGAGAGCAGGATGTGGTTTTACCCACGGAGCGAGCTTGCCAACCcttgatttccaaaatatttagTGCAAATCCCCTCTAAACCTTGTATTGGAATCATTCCATAATCTTGAAatgttgtttttccatttttattcagttcaagaaattctgaatttttcttgaAAGCTCCTTATAAATATTGGTTTGCACTAAACCCAGGAGTATCTAGACACCAAAAATAGCATCATGGGAGTAAAATGACAAGCCAGGGTAGAAGAAGGTATTCACAAGCTTATATAAATGACAATAGGCTTGGATTCTGGATATAAggatgttctttttttgtttattaaaaattatttttcgcTTTCCTCTTGCGGCCATCGCTGGATCGCAGCCGCCAAAATGAAGTTCAATCCCTTTGTGACTTCTGACCGGAGCAAGAACCGCAAACGGCATTTCAATGCGCCTTCTCACATTCGGAGGAAGATCATGTCTTCCCCCCTTTCCAAAGAGCTGAGACAGAAGTACAGTGTTCGCTCGATGCCCATTCGAAAGGATAACGAAGTTCAGGTTGTCCGGGGACACTACAAAGGCCAGCAGATTGGCAAAGTGGTCCAGGTGTACAGGAAGAAATACGTCATCTACATTGAACGGGTGCAGAGAGAAAAGGCTAATGGCACAACTGTCCACGTGGGCATCCACCCCAGCAAGGTGGTGATTACCAGGCTAAAGCTGGACAAAGACCGAAAGAAGATTCTGGAAAGAAAAGCCAAGTCTTGACaagtaggaaaggagaagggcaaaTACAAGGAAGAAACAATTGAGAAGATGCAGGAGTAGGGGCATCTCATACAGTTTTCATTAAAGACTgcttgagtaaaaaaaaattatttttcattttacataccaaccacagtttacctccctctccttctcccaccccctcctcGTTCTtgcccccatccattcctcagagcaggtaaggccttccttggtgAGTCAATAAAGTGCGCCATACCAACTGAGGCAAGACCAAGTCCCTCCTCCCATACCAAGGCTGAGCGAGGTATCCCACCAGAGCAAACAGGCTCCAAGAAGAAGGTTTATGTAtctgggataggtcctggtgccactgccaggagTCCCCCCAACAGATCAGGCCACACAACTATCACctgcattcagagggcctagttcagctccatgcaggttccccagctatcagACCATAATCcgtgagctcccatcagctcaggtCAGTGTCTCTGATTTTCCCTATCATGCTCTTGACCCCCTCTTATTCACaagatccctcctccctctcttcagcagaaatccaggagctcagcccagtgcttgattgtgggtccctgcatctgctttcatcagtcactggatgtaggttctatggtgacaattagggtagtcaccaatctgattacagggacaggccaattcaggcaccctctccactattgctaggagtcttacctgggatca from Arvicola amphibius chromosome 12, mArvAmp1.2, whole genome shotgun sequence encodes the following:
- the LOC119827842 gene encoding 60S ribosomal protein L26-like codes for the protein MKFNPFVTSDRSKNRKRHFNAPSHIRRKIMSSPLSKELRQKYSVRSMPIRKDNEVQVVRGHYKGQQIGKVVQVYRKKYVIYIERVQREKANGTTVHVGIHPSKVVITRLKLDKDRKKILERKAKS